From the genome of Ailuropoda melanoleuca isolate Jingjing chromosome 5, ASM200744v2, whole genome shotgun sequence:
AATTTGTCAGAACTACAGTGAGGTTATGAATGTCTTCcaactgaaatttttaagaataaagtgATTGCAAAGTTGTGGCTTTCGTAGCCTTTGTTAAACACTTCAGTATTATGCTAGGTTTcacaaatttttaagtttttcattggTAATTCTGGCTTTCACAAATTCTCCCTTCCACATTCACCAGGTGTTTTAGAGTTTATCTGATGCGGCAGGTTCTGATCCCTAACTTCTAATTCCCTATGCTTCTAGAACTAGTCCAGCACTCGGCTGGGAAAGAAGTCGGGTACTGACGGGCCAGTGGGATGGGGGCAATTCTTCTAGTTTCCTGTTCTCTCAAACACTAGTGTACTTCACagcttgggatttttttttttttttttaagattatttgacagagacagcgagcgacagagggaacacagggggagtgggagaggaagaagcaggctcccagcggaggggcccgatgtgggactcaatcccggaacgccgggatcacgccctgagccaaaggcagacgcctaacaactgcgctacccaggcgcccccacagctTGGGATTCTTAACCAGGACTATGCAAACCAACAGTTCTTAACCAGCAACGTAATGCAGCGACCAAGGGAACTCAGACTAGGACACAAGGCTCTGCTTCCACCCTGTCCCAACATCGCTGGGGACCAGGGCGACCCAGCATTGCCCACACGCCATGCTTGTTTGAATCCCCATGCGGTTGCTGCTGGCTTGCGGCTGGTACAAAACCGACTACAACTATGTTCTTAGCTCTTGAAGCAGGGGCACAGCTCATCGGGGCTTGAGACAGTTTAGGGGATGAATATAGAGCAGGGGTGACGAAAGTGACAGGGAACGAAGAAGAGAGGAACCACGGTTTGAGGCAAGAGTTCCCTGGTTTCAAGGACACCCAGATGCAGGGAAACAGGATTCTGTGGGTAAGGACGGACGGCAGCTGCAACCCTACAGACCGCGGGCTCCCACCAGACAGACGACTTTATGTTAAGGGAGAAAACGTTTTATTGGCACAGTCATTCCTTTCCTTGTTAAATTAACAGAGTGAAGCAGTGATTTTTACATAGTTGAAGTTGGTTTCTCCCAAATGAGTTTCACTGTATTAGGCTGGTAGCCAGTCAGGTCATGACCACCTGGGATTTTGTTGGAGGGAGACAGTCTGTGAAGCCGGGACAGCTTCCAACTGTTCCTCTTTTCATTCATATGATCAGCTGAGGTGCACACAAAATGAAACGtgtatttaaaaaggaatcaCTCCAAGGACAAGGCCAGAGAGGGTCTTCGCAGCAATACTGCAAAGCTCAAGAGATGCAGGGGCCCTGGGGGAATGGCTTTCTCCCAAGGGCCGCCccattggttttcttttcaacctAGGCCAAATCTAGCGAGCTACTTGCTTCAAAGTACCGCCACTGGTGGGGCTGGTCTTGTTAGGAACTCCACCTTCTATTCGTCTGGAGCACCTAACAAACCCCCCAGGTCTGGGGCTGGCTTCCTGGTGTGCGTGGACTGGGAGGGGCCGGGGCGGCTGCAGCAGGCGCTGGAGCGGAGGGCACTGGGCACAGCTCTAGTGTAGGGGGGACGCCTTGCTTCACTTGCAGCGGGAGCTCACATGGTTTAAGTGTGCATGGGGACTGCAGTCCACCCAACGGGCTGGGAGGTAGCCAGGCCTTGGATGTGCCTCCTTGGAAGAGGGCTCTGATGGTAGACACGAGGTTTGGCCCAATCCTTCAGGGCCTGTCTAAAACCTCTTCTATCTTATCTGAACTCAAAAGAATAAACGACATTCCTACCCTCCATCTCCTCACCAGCCCAACTGGCTGTATTTAGGGAAACACTGCCCCAGGGCTGGCAAGACCAGTCCCATAGCAGATTAGATCTTTTTCCAGTACTGGTCAGTACATGGGATCCCAGCCACAATTTCTGATTCGATTCCACAGTGATCCCGTCCTCTGAGGATTTTAAAGAAACCTGGAAAGCAAATATAATATGCCTTTAAAGCGTGCTGAATTTTGATCCTTGCCAACATACTCAGACTCACCCAGAAAGACCCAGGAGTAGGATACACCAGCCTAGCCCCAAAGCAGTCACCAAACGTGCCCCGACTCCTCCTGTCCACCCAGTAGCCCGACTCCACGACATGAGGCCTCTGGATCCCACTTCCATTTGACCCCACATAAACAAGCACTGCACCTGGGGTGTGGGGAACTGTGAGGGACAACTGACCTGAAGCGGTGTGCTGATTCCTACCACCCTCTCGGGACCAGCGCCTGCCCTTAGGGCAAGGGAACCCCCAGAGCTCACCAGCACCCAGAAACCCGGGAGGTTACTGCTGAGCCCCAGGACCAGTGTTTGGAGCAGAGCAGGACAAGATGACCACTCCGTCCCGGCTCACACATCCCGTGAGCAGGCAGGGGGCCGCCACTCACCATTGTCGCCCCAGTCCGTGTTCCAGGAGTTGCCAACCAGCCAGTAGGGCGTGCCGTTCTCCACTCCCCAGCCCAGGATGCGGACAGCATGGCCCCCCATCATCTCTCCAGTGACGTGCTGGTATACTCCTGAGAAAGGGACGGCCCGTTCAGGCAGAGACGGGGCTACTGCCCCACTCCCTCGAGCATCCCTCCAACTCAGCTGGCTGCCCCAGCAGGGCAGGGTCCACAGGGCCCACCAAGCCCTCCCAAGAAACTGTTTGCAAACAAGGTTATACAGAATGTGCCCTGATGTTCTCTCAGAACGCTCCAGGGGCTCCCACGACATGGGGCAATTATTTCAATAGGTTTTTGAAAGCCCAACACCCAAATATGTCAAGTAAATATTAAAGTGGAGTCCCAACAAAATGAGCTTGTTGgttgatctttaaaaatgaagctatAAATTCTCACTTAAGTAAATTTAATGTTAACATTCAATTCCAGCTATCTGTTCTACATGCTAGGACTCCATGGAAGGATCTGTCAAAAGGATTCTGTAACCTAAGGAGTTTTACATTGCTGCCCTGGGATGCACCCtgcaggggtggagagagagagagaggccggGGTGGCAGCAGCCGGCACTGACTAAGGAAGACAGCCACAGGCCAAGGTGCTCACAGGGCCTCTGAAGCAGGCAATCCCCTCACTAGTGAATCACTCTGTCAAGCTGGAAATGCACCTTTTAaattattgggggggggggttgttaaaTTGTTAAAACTGCCAGGTTTATAATCTTGTCTCCCTAGAATCGTCTCCCTTCATCCAACGGTGTTTCCTAGGAGTGGAGAGCACTGAAGAGTTCGATGTGGCAGAATGGAAACCTGGAGACAGCAGTGGTCAGCCACAGACTGTTCATCTAGAATGGGGGGTTTCTAAGACAGCCCTTGGGCCGGGGGCCGTCCGGTTCCCCAGGGTGACGCCCCACAGCCTCATGCAGGGCCTGGTGCTCCCTGCTCCCCCGGCCACTCCAAGTGAGGCGTGGCCTGGGACTTCGATCTAGTCCTGCTGGTCCCCCAGAACCcgtgcctccccagcccccgctGCCATGAGGGGCCACCACGCACCAGACTTGTACAGCAGGAAGTCGGAATACACGGTGAAGGCCGCCTCCACCGGGCCGTTCTTGTAGATCTCCGCCATGATCTCCTTCTCGCTGCTGGACACGCTGTAGGAACTGCATCCTGGCAAAGGAACCCGCCCGCTGAGCATGGGTGACCCGTGCCCCCTGCGGCTCCACCTGTCAGCTCTTCACTGACTTACGGGAGCCGCCAGGGGAGGAGCCGCCAGGGGAAGACGGCATCTGGCATCTGGCAACGCGCCCAGCCCCGGGGCCAGGAAACGCTTGGGGGGTGGGGCGGTGAATGAATGACGGCTCTGGATGGCCCCGGGGTGCTGGGCAACACCAGCCCCACCTTACCATAGTGCTTGTCTTCTTTGTAGGACGGGGTGTAGCCGGGCTCGCAGAACTTGCTGCACTTGGGGGTATCCCCCTCCCCTGTGCATGGGGGCCGGGAGCCGTTCACGTGGTGCTCGCAGGGAGGAATGGAGTAGGGTCTGCAGCCTGGGGGgccaaggagaaaggaaaggatcaGCTGACAGCCTCTTCAGAAGCCCTCTGTGTGCAGCCCTGACACCGTGGCCAATTCTGCCCTGTTCTGCCCCGGAGCGGACTGCCTCCTGTGTCTACCGGAGTTTTTAGCTTCCTGCCCTCAACTCTCAACCCTCACTTTATAGAGCAAGCGGAGAGGATTCTTACTCACGCCTTATAAAATCCAGCTAGCCAGATAtgggctgagggcagacactCACCTACATGAGATTCGTAGAGACCACCGGAAACCAGGCCTTGTTTTGTCCAGAAGTTCCAAGCTTCAGCAGGAAAGCCCCCGTTACAGCTAAGAAAAAAGCCACTCATTAAATTCACCGTGAGAGAACTTCCAGTTGCTCCCAGACCACACCGCCTGCTGCCCACGGCCCCAGGGTCGCGTATGGACCCACCGCTGCCTCCCGCAGCTGGCCCAAGAGCTCTCCCGGGCCCCAGCCAAGCCCACCTCTCCGCCCCTGGGAGTCACCCAGCTCCCAGGCCTGCCCACCACTATCTTCCACAAGACAGAAGGACTCTGGTTTTCACATCTACCTCACACGAGGCTGTCACACTGGTTCTCAGTCAGCACACTTCAGTTCCCGGCTGTTTTAATACACACGAGGCTAATGCTGGGGACTGGGTTAACTGGAATGAGGTGAGGCCTGGACACGTTTTTTTAAACTCCCAGGTCTTTCTAATCTGTAGCCGTATCTGAGAACCACGGCTGTAAAACCAAGGCCAGAGCTGGCAGAAAGGCAGGCACCCAGGGTAGGAACAGGATGACACCAACAAGGCCCGAGATCAGAAACTCAGCCACGTACTCGGAGACCATCTGGGCTGTGCCTGCAGCGCACCGCCCACACCCAGCACTGCAGGTCGGCCCGGCTTTAAGTGGCTCCCGGACGGCAGCAGTCACACCGCGGCCTGCTTCCAAACACCCCCGGTCCCCAGGCTGTCTCAGCAAAGGACCCTCATCCGACCCGGAGTACGCTCCTGTCGTCAGGGAGGCCTCAGGCTGGGGGCTCCTGGTGCCATCCCCAGGGGCCCGGCGCCCGCGGTGGAAGGGGTGGCTTCTGACTCACCCGTCCCCACACTGGTCGCCACAGCAGGTGAGCATGTCCTCAGCAGACACCTCCACATTGACGTGCCCGTTGGTGCGGATACAGATCCGGTCAGAAATGGCTTCCACGGCCCCAAATGCCTGTGGGGACAATCCCCACCAGGTGAGCCCCACTCCTGGACCGTGGGCTCTGCCAGCCAGAGGACCACAGTGGACCCCACAGACCTTCTTGGTGGCTATTTTCTCCCAATGTTAGGGAGGGTCCTGGCGCTCAAGTCTGTCTTTAAAACAAGACACCAATCCACCCCAAATCTCTACCTGCACActcagttcatttcttttctttttgttagtattttattgatttatttgagagggagagcatgagagagagagagagagcacaagcaggggggaaaggagaggcagaatccccgctgagcagggagcccaacacaggaccctggggtcatgagctgagctgaaggcaaacacttacccaactgagacacccagaagCCCCTTCCTCAGTTCATTTCTAAAACGTGGTTTTTGTTAACATAAAACAGCTCACACAAacgacaaatactgtaggatctTACTAATATGAGGTATCTTGACTGCTCAGTAAGAGACGGAAAATAGATGGTTAAATTTATACCAAGTGTACCTTaccagaggtagaaaaaaaattaagatagctcattgaggggtgcctgggtggctcagtcgttaagcgtctgccttcagctcagggcgtgatcccagggtcctgggatcgatccccgcatcgggctccctgctctgctgcgagcctgcttcttcctctccccctccccctgcttgtgttccctctctcgctggctgtctctctgtcaaataaataaataaaatctttaaaaaaagacagctCATTGATACAGATGATACTTCTTCATGAAGCAGAGTTGGGCTCAAACTAATGATATCTGCTGATGGCCTGGGACAGCGTGTCAAACAGAGAAGAACAGCTTCTCCACCCACGCGAGGGCCACACCCATACTCCACAGAGGGCACTCTGCACATTTTCCCGCCTAGTCCTTGCAGTAACTCCTGACCACGGGGACCTTCCTGATTTGTATGCGGACAGACCCGGAGACTCAGAACATTTATACAACTTGCCTAGTCCAGCGGGTCTGACACGTGCCCCCGCCCGCCATGGCTCCAGCCCCTCCCCGCCAGCAGGGCCTCACCCAGCAGGACCCGCAGGAGCCCTGGTCTCGGATCTCTTTGATGGTCGGGCAGTTAGGCCACTGTTCCCGGGCATCGAAGTTTTCAGGCAGAACCATGTTCTCCGCAAACCAAACCCTAGATAAAGGAAGACCTCCATGACAAACTTGCATCTTACATCCCTCCCCCGTCCCCGCAGACATCAGCGACTGCCGGCTGGGTCATCACCTGGAaagggaggcacagggaggaCAAGCCGAAGGTGACGTCTACAGGGATGTCCCCTGGGAATGTTATGCAACCAAACCAGGAATTCTACTGTTCAACACATCTTCTTGTTCCCTATGCTTCTTTCTAGTCTTATCTCATCGGGTATTTCCAGGAGTTTGGCCACAAGATCCACAAAACTGTGTTTCTtactcccctcaccccaccccggGGTCTGCCCACAGTTCTCACAACATTTTTAGCATCTTCTCCATTGTGTGATGTCCCATAACCCCTCCATCCACATTGTTAGACAGTTCTAATGCTTCCTACAAGAGtaatgtacacttgaaaatgcccagtgcagagttctctagaaaaaaatgaaacattaatggTGGATCAGATGGCTTTTCTTAGATTCTCCTTCAATTATTGAAGACTGGATGCATCCAGGTCATACGGGACAGACCCGGAGCCCTGCCCACTGGGCTCTGAGACACGCGGAGAAGCACAGTAGGGAACGGCATGGGGGGCTGAGCCCTGTCAGGTAGGCTCGCAGCTCCGGGAGAAGGGAGACCTCTGGATGCCAAGGAggccttctttcttccctccttcccgcCATCCCAAACACACAGCTGCTGCTCGTGTGGCAGTGGGGCAGGTGCGGCGGCCTGTCGACCCCCAGAGAGCAGGCACTCACCTCTGGGGCAGCTTGGGCCCACCCAGGAAGGTGCCACACAGCCTCCTCAGGTAGCTCGGGTCCACATTATGGAAGTTGTGTCCAGCCTGGAAGAGAGCCCCAACCCCAGCTGTCAACAGAGGGGGTGTCTAGGGGTAGGGGTGGATGAAGGCCTGACAAGGCCAGGGGTCCCATCCGGCTCAGCAGAGCGAGGGGGTTGGGGCCTTGCTACAGAACAAATGTGTCCCCCCAAGTTCATGCtgaaacctaacccccaaagtgatgGCACCTGGAGGTGAgccctttgggaggtgattaagtcacGAGGGTGGAGActtgtgaatgggattagtgcccttctgGGAGCTGCAAGGGAGCTAGCTAGCGCCTCCCACTAGCGAGGGTACAACGAGAAGTCCCCCATCTGCGACACAGGAGGGCCCTCTCTAGAACCCAGCCACGCTGGCACcctgaacttccagcctccaggaccacAAGCAATGCCCTTCTATTTTTGAACCACCCCATCTGTGGCATTTTGTGACAGCAGCGGGACGGACTAAGACAGGCACCAGGCCCACAAGTGAGTCCCCGCCCCACAGGaagtgcgggggtggggggtggagggcatgCCATTGAGGGACCACTGGCTAGCTTCTCTGATCTGCTACACtggctgaggtccagagagacCCTCTGCAGCCCTGACATGGCTcattcttgcttctttcttcatGCAGTCCCAGGCTTCAGGGCTGGGCAGAAGCAAGCAGCTGCTGATGAGCCAACCAACTaccactgggggcggggggcggttcAGGGTCTTCCTGGCTGTGAGCCCTTCCAAAGCCTGCCCATCCCCCATGCACCACCACACTCCtgagcacacacagcacagaggggaaggggcagggaggaggttAGCACAGTCCTGAGTAGCCATGACTCTCAATCAGACCAACCGTCCGGGGCAGACCGTCCTATGGGCCACAGCAGCAGCCACCACCCTTGGGAGGCAGAGCGCACCAACCGAACCCCTGGGGGAGGGGCGCGTGCAGAAGCGGTCCCCACAGCTCACCTTCCATGTAGTGTTACGTTTGTTAACATAGTTCACCAGCTCATCGGACAGCAGCTGGAAAGGCGGCCTGCTCTGGGCACCGGCCAGCACCACCAGGCAGCTAAGACAGGCCAAAAGCTGCCACATTTTGGAAGCTGGATCCTTGATTCACCTAGAAAAGACAAGGCATCAAGGCCACTGAAGGTCAAGTGCATAACATACACAAGGGTGCCATCTCAGGCAGCATGGTTCTGGGGCCAGAAACCACCCAGAAAGATCCATGTTCTTTTCCCGGCTCTGCCATTTGCCTCCTTCCATTCCTCAGCATCCTGCTCTTCTGTAAAGCCCGGGCGTGGGGGCAGAGAGCCCCCCCCCAAGGACCTACAGTGTGCATGGGCTCCCAGGCCCCATCTCAGCAAAGTCCCAACCTAGGCCCAGAGCACACAGGGCGGTGCCGTGGACTCAGTGTTCgtccaccccagccccccaacccAAACTCATGTGGAAATCCTAACCCCAACGTGATGggattaggaggtggggcctttggggggtgactggtcatgaggatggagccctcatgacgGGACTAGTGTTCTTGAGACCCCCGAGAGCTCCCTCTCGCCTTCTGCCATGTGAGCAGACAACAAGAAGGGGGTCACCTGGAAAAGGACCTTCACCTGACCGTGCCAGCACCCTGACCTCAGACTCCCACACTTTGTCCCAAACGGAGAAACGGATTTCTGTTTAGAAGCCACCCCACCCGTAGCATCCTGCTGTAGCCGCCCACAGGGGCTAAGACGGGGCTAAGATGGACCACGTGTGCTTCTCTTCTCCTCCAGAGGCCCGGGGGGCCAGGAGAGAGAAAGCTGCGAGCAGCGAGGCCCCTCCGCGGCTGCAGCCTGGGGACCGGCGCATACTGCTTGGGTCTCCTGGGGTCTCCCGGCTGTTCTCAAGCCAGGCTCACAATCTGAAATGGCGCTGGTCCCCGGCTGGTTTGCAGCTCTCTCGGGAGCTGCGAGGATGGGGCCAGCACCGCCCTGCCATCCGTCAGAACCCCAAGGCCCAGGCCACAAGCAGTACGGACGACTGCATCCGAAACACATCAATACACCCAGATCCTCAGGCTAAATGGCGTTCAGGGCCCTCTCCCTGCCATTGCCACCTCTCCCCTGGGTTTGTCCAACCAAGTCTGAGACTCTTCCAGGTTTGTGCTGAGAGAATAAGCAGTCTTATGTTGTGGGTCCCAGGTGGAAGACCAGTAAGAtaagcaaaatgcaaaagaaaatatattccatgaGCCACATTCCGgatataaaacaagcaaacagcgGCCAGCGAAGCCCAGCATGCGCCAATCTCAGCAGCACCAGGAGGCAGAGCTGGTTTGGCCAGTGGCACAAGTCTGGGACTTTCTCTGGTTTTTCCAGTCAGCCAAGGGCTCTGTTTCAAAGACGGGTCCTTCCAGGAAGGGCACCCATCAAACTGTAACCACAATCCTTAGATCTTAGATTGGCTTGCAAGTCAGGAGCCCGGCTCTGCCTCTGAATCAGGCTCTTAGGCAACCTGTTACAATGAAAGCAAGAAATGTTCCGGGTGCCACAGCACCCCGGGGCCGTGCAGGAGACCCATGTCCGGGGTAGGGGTACGGGGGGGAGGGTTTCCCATCCCTGGCCTCAGGGGCTTCCAGAGGGACCCACCTCCTCCCCGGTCACAGGGTTACATGAAGATGCACAAGGCACACTGTCTCCCACGGTGAATTACAGTTCAGGCAAGATTTCAACTTGATGGTTGCTTAAGCAACAATTTATCCTGAAGATAATGGTGTGACAACAGCGAACAGTTCCGGAAAAGAGCACGATGGAGGCCTGCCCTCTGGGGTAGTCGAGATATTATAAAACCCTGGGTGACACTGGCCCGGGAGCAGTCCGATCAACAAAACAGGCCAGTCAGAGGCATATCCTCCGTGGGGGGATTTAGCTTCGTGGCACAGGTGGGAGAGGAAACGGCACGTTTCCGTGGACGGGGCCTGCACCGCTGGCTCTGCATTTCGAAAAACACAGTAAGGCGCAATCTTTACACCTGATTTCTCACACACAAGAAGGGCTACACGGAACAAAGACCTTGAATAAAAACAAGCTGTATGAAGAACATAAATGCACTTTAAACGCCGTAGGATCACAGTGAGAAATACCTATGATCGACAAGCAGAACCTTAAAGAGACAATGCTTGACTACATGACAGTAAAGCCTCTTTTTCTAGAagacaaacagaacaaaacacatgTGGCAAACTGACTAAACAGTACTTCCATATACTTACAGCTTCATTTCCTTAATACGCAAAAGGCgcttaaaaatctgaataaaaacaaaatagagaaatggCAAAAGGACACacaataaatttatagaaaaagaagtacagggcgcctgggtggctccgtcggttacgtgtctgcctccggctcaggtcatgattccaggtcctgggatccagccccatatcgggctccctgctcagcggggaggctacttcactctctctctctctctctctctctctttccatctctcatgaataaataaataaagttaaaaaaaaaaaaactacaaatggCCATCAGATAGCAAAAGATACTCGACCACAGGGAAGTACAGATAAAATGAAGGACTTGCGAAGGCTGGGTGGCTGGCCAGTTCCTGGAAGGGGTCAGACAACAGAAAAGCTGGGGGGCTGAACCCCGGCGGTAGGCACAATCATGGAGAGGATGGCTGTGCCATTTCCATTAATTCTGTGATCTGCACGTCCTCTGACTCAGCAATGTGAcatctagaaatttatcctactGGCCTCAAGTTCAAAGACGTAAGTATACAGATGTTTACTGAGTATTCTCTGTATAACGAAAGACCAGAAACAGTGCAAGTGTCTGATGACAGAACACTGTTAAGTTATGGTAAATGATTAACAGAACACAAAGCAGCCATTAAGAACGAACTAGGTGAAGTGAATCATATTATACTGATAAAGTAAATATGCCCAAGATACAcgtaagtggaaaaaaaacaagtCGCAGATGAGTCATGGTAAGTGTGTGAGCTCCTGAGACAATGTGTATGCCTATTACCGTTACCACATGcaaaccaccaaaaaaaccatGGAAGTAATATGTGGGGTAGGGAGACTTATTTCTCactatccttttttaaaaaattaaagggacaTATAGTTTTGCACATAAAGTTTTGCTCCTTTAGGAAGAGTAGCTAGGGCTACCCCAAACCCTGAGCCCCCAAATGCACTTCCAACTAGCCACTATGCACTTCCTAGCCAACAGTGAGGCCTTCTCCTAGTGACCTTCTGCTCACAACACTTAACCTTCTCATCTTCAGTGACTCAGGGGAGGCTGGTGTTCCCATGGCTACATCAGGGACGCACATGGCCTGCAACTGTTAGGTAAGCATCTCACCGCGTCCTCACGGccgaaggggcaagggagctgagGTCTGTCTCATAACATCTTCTAGGCAAAAAGGCAAAGCAGTcaggtttttctcctttatcctgACACCCTCTGAATTACACTTGGCACCTTCACATTTTCCCAGGATAGGAGAGCCTAGAGAGGGTACACTGGGGTGTACGCTCCGGGCACATGTCAGACCCATGccagcagggccaggcctggctgACAAGCCCACTAGAATCACACCCAGGAGGGTCGACCTCCTCGGCGTTCACCGTGACCTACCAGGGGTCCGGGAACATGGCGGGGTGCTGAGGCAGCCCCAGGTGAATGCTCCCCACAGGTCCTAGGGAGCCATCCCAAGGTGATCCCTGGGGGCTTTGCCATCTTGCTGAGATGTTAAGTCATGAGCAAGTGGAGAATGGGAGCAATTCCACGGTAACTTGGACTTGAAACAAGCTTTTTCTGGTGGCAGAGAACACAGGCACCCCCCATTTCCCAGACGATTCTCCGTTTCTGTGCCAATGGCTGCCATGGCCATAGCTAGGCCAACTCCTGAGGCTGGCCAGGCCCCCTCAAGTGAGAGTTTCATGCACCTGCCCTTCTTCTCTTGGTTCCACAGGTCCTCCTCCATACTTCCTGTCAACGTCATTCTCCCCATCATAACAGGGAGAACCAGGGGCCCCAGTGAACTGCAGAGCCGTGAGCCTGGGGGATGGGAGCTGAGCTTGAACCACTGACTCCAAGCCCCACTAGCACTGAGCACTTGGGCAGC
Proteins encoded in this window:
- the CTSB gene encoding cathepsin B isoform X2; the encoded protein is MPGNSGLTARPSKRSETRAPAGPAGCNGGFPAEAWNFWTKQGLVSGGLYESHVGCRPYSIPPCEHHVNGSRPPCTGEGDTPKCSKFCEPGYTPSYKEDKHYGCSSYSVSSSEKEIMAEIYKNGPVEAAFTVYSDFLLYKSGVYQHVTGEMMGGHAVRILGWGVENGTPYWLVGNSWNTDWGDNGFFKILRGRDHCGIESEIVAGIPCTDQYWKKI
- the CTSB gene encoding cathepsin B isoform X1 — its product is MWQLLACLSCLVVLAGAQSRPPFQLLSDELVNYVNKRNTTWKAGHNFHNVDPSYLRRLCGTFLGGPKLPQRVWFAENMVLPENFDAREQWPNCPTIKEIRDQGSCGSCWAFGAVEAISDRICIRTNGHVNVEVSAEDMLTCCGDQCGDGCNGGFPAEAWNFWTKQGLVSGGLYESHVGCRPYSIPPCEHHVNGSRPPCTGEGDTPKCSKFCEPGYTPSYKEDKHYGCSSYSVSSSEKEIMAEIYKNGPVEAAFTVYSDFLLYKSGVYQHVTGEMMGGHAVRILGWGVENGTPYWLVGNSWNTDWGDNGFFKILRGRDHCGIESEIVAGIPCTDQYWKKI